The following nucleotide sequence is from Trichormus variabilis 0441.
AATCCTTGACGAAACACCACACCAATTGGTGAAAGGCGTTGGTGGCGGGTCTAACCCTACGCCGATACGCTGTTAGGACTGATAACTGGTTTAAGGTATCTTCCAATTCTCAGTAATGGATGATCTGCTGTCAAACGACCAATTGTCAAAGTAGAGAAGCGTTTAACTCGTTAATTTTGACATTATTTGACAGGTTGTCTTTTGACTATGCTAGGGATGAACATGAAAATAAAGTTGTGTAGTTGATCGGCTGTTGTTTCTCTTCATTTCATGAACCGATTCATCTTGAGTTTTAGTATTGCTGTGACGTTTGCATATCTTGTTTTCGCTGCACCTGCACACTCATTATCTACAGTGAAAGAGCCAAATGCAGCGAGTGTATTTCTCCAGTCAGGAATAGAGAAATTGTTGCATGGTAATTACCAAGAAGCTATCGAAAATTTTAATACGGCGATTGAGATACAAAAGGATTTTGCGCCGGCTTATAGCGATCGCTGTCTAGCTTATCTAGAATTAGCAGATTATCAAAGTGCCATTGCTGATTGCAATCAAGCTCTCAAATTGACCCCTGATAATATTGAAGTCCACCTCAATCGGGGACTAGCATACTACAGACTAGGGGAATATAGGCAAGCGATCGCTGACAATAACCAAGTTATTGTTCTCAAGCCTGATGATTTTAGAGCTTACTACAACCGAGGTATAGCCCAGGCAATGTTGGGGAATCATCAACAAGCTATCTCTGATTACAATCTAGCGTTAATCACTATTCCCCAAACATCTACTTTACGTCTTGCAGATATTTACAACGACCGAGGATTGGCTTGGTTTGAGTTATCAAATTTGCCAAGTGCTATGGATGATTTCTCCAAGGCAATTCATCTCAATCCCCATGACTATAGAGCTTACTATAATCGTGGTTGTGCTTGCGGTAGAAGCGGCGATAACTCTTGTGCCATTAGAGATTTTACAGCATCACTTCAGCTTCAGCCTGGCAATGCCCAAGCCTATCTGAATCGAGGTATAGCTGATCATCAACTTGGTTATGAACAAGCAGCAATCGCAGATTTACAAAAGGCTGTAGAGTACTTTGCCCAAGAAGGAGCAACTACAAACTACGAAAAAACTTTAAACCTACTGAAAAATTTACAACAACAACTCTCATCGCAGTTAGAAATTGCTCTCATCTAGTATGGTATTGAGAAGTGACAATAACATCAGCAAAGCCAAATCACAAGTTTCCCTGAAAATATAAATCAAGTTAAGTTTGACACGATGTCGTTTGACATAAGTAGTAATTTTACTTATTCTCACAGTATTTAGTTTGTGGTGTAATTTGCCGTTAACGGTGTGAGGAATGAGGGTGAAACAAGATAGTTTATTCGCTTATATATGGCTAACTTCTACCATATCAATCTTGAATGCCTTCCCCGCATATTCGCAAGAAATAGCTATCAAAGACATTCCTCAATTAAGCGAGATACAGCTTCCTTACACAAGCGTTAAAGAATTATTCGCCCAGCAACAAAATCCAGTTATTCAAGTGACAGGAGTACGCATCAATCAAACTCCTAAGAGCTTAGAAATAATATTAGAAACTCCTGCATCTGATAAGTTACAAGTTACCAATAAGAGTGAGGAAAATAACTTTATTGTCGATATTCCTAACGCGCAGTTAAGTTTACCTAATGGAAATTCATTTCGTCAAGAAAAACCATTTACAGGAATTACAGAATTAGTAGTTACAAATCAAGATGCAAATAGTATTCGGGTGACAGTAACAGGTGAGGAGGGTGTCCCCAAAGTTGATTTAGATGACAGCGATGAGGGTTTGATTTTTGTCGTTACACCAGTTACTTCCTCTACATCACAACCACAGCAACCACAAATATTAGATAAACCGACTAGCGAAACACCAGCAACGCAACCATCAGCAGAGAATCAAGAACCAATTGAACTAACAGTGACAGGAGAACGAGATGG
It contains:
- a CDS encoding tetratricopeptide repeat protein yields the protein MNRFILSFSIAVTFAYLVFAAPAHSLSTVKEPNAASVFLQSGIEKLLHGNYQEAIENFNTAIEIQKDFAPAYSDRCLAYLELADYQSAIADCNQALKLTPDNIEVHLNRGLAYYRLGEYRQAIADNNQVIVLKPDDFRAYYNRGIAQAMLGNHQQAISDYNLALITIPQTSTLRLADIYNDRGLAWFELSNLPSAMDDFSKAIHLNPHDYRAYYNRGCACGRSGDNSCAIRDFTASLQLQPGNAQAYLNRGIADHQLGYEQAAIADLQKAVEYFAQEGATTNYEKTLNLLKNLQQQLSSQLEIALI